The stretch of DNA CAGATGCTGCTCTTTGCACCAATAGTAACATCTCCAATAAGCGTAGCACTTTTTGCGATGTATGCGCTCTTGTGAACCTTTGGCTTCTTCCCGCTGAACGCAAGTAGTGGCATGTCATATCTCCATAAGGTTGAGGCCTGTCAATTTGTCATATTTGCGTTTGATCCTAAGGTTCTTGTATTCGTTCATCATCAATTCGCATGCAAAGAGCTCTGTCCCTTCAAGCAAATGCCCCCCAAACGCTCTGCCCTCCTTATCGCTCAGAACCAGATGTGCATGAACTACCATCTTCCCTTCTAATTCGGAAACATTGCCTATGCAGGAAACTATCTCCATCGGTTCATTGAACTCCAGCGAGTTATACTTCTTTGTTGTCTGGTCATAATAGCTCAACTTAGCTTTTCGGACGGCCCCGATAGCAGTAAAGGATGCAGACTGAAGTTTTACTTTTGTCACGATGTCTTTTATTGAATTTAGAAGGTCTGATCCATAAGGAAGCTTGGCTACATAGGATTTGGAGATTTCAGCTTGCACAAACGACATAATCACGCTTGCAAACCACTAAGCAATTAACTCTTTAATCTGCTGAACCTTTTATATCTACAAAAAAGGAAAGGGCAAGTTATGATTGCGATTATCGGTTCAGGTAGAGTTGGCACATCAATTGCCTTGCAATTGATTAGCAGAGAACTCGATGACATTACGCTGATCGATATAGTTAAGGGCTTGCCTCAAGGGGAAGCACTTGACCTCGGTCACACGGCTTCAGAAATGGGCTCAGATGTCAGTATACATGGGTCGAACGATTACGCAGACATTAAGGGAGCCAATATCGTGATCGTTACGGCAGGGCTGGCAAGAAAGCCCGGCATGTCAAGGTTAGACCTTGCAATGAAGAATGCTGAAATCATAAAGCCAATTTCGCTGGAGATAAAGCGTTATGCACCAGATTCAAAGGTCATCATAGTAACAAACCCGCTTGATGTGGTGACTTACGTTGCATTCAAGATAACGGGCTTTCCAAAGAACAGAGTCTTTGGTATGGGAGGGATGCTAGACCTCTCCAGACTGAAATATGCTCTAGCAACGAGATTGGGGATGTCAAGGGCCTCTATTCGGGCCCTAGTCATTGGAGAGCATGGAGAGAACATGGTGCCTCTGGCTAGGTATTCCTCAGTTGGAGGAATACCAATAACATCTCTATTATCAAAAAATGATCTAGATGAAGCTGCAGAAGATGCAAGGAAGGTAGCTGCAGAAGTCATTGCGCTGAAGGGAGCTACAAACTTCGCACCTGCCAACGGCGTAGCTGGGATGGTCGAATCCATTGCAAGGGATAGGAAGACGCTTGTTGCCGCTAGCACTTACCTTGAAGGAGAGTATGGAGTTAATGGTATCTGTATAGGTGTGCCGGTGATACTTGGAAGCAACGGCGTCGAAAAGATAGTTCAGATCGAACTTGACGCAGACGAGAAGAACAGGTTCATGGAAGGCGTGAAAGTCCTCAAAGAAGCAGTCGCCAGCATCACACTCTAGCTGTAGCAGAATTTCCTTTAATTCTCTTGACTTCTTCTGTAATTAGAGGCAGAACCTTAAACAAATCACCGACAATACCAAAGTTGCAGAACTTGAAGATTGGTGCGTTTGGATCGTTGTTTATTGCAACTATGAACTCCGAATTCTCCATCCCTACTCTATGTTGAACCGATCCTGAAATCCCTATCGCAAAATAGAGCTTTGGAGACACGGTCTTCCCACTCTGTCCTACCTGCCTATCTCTAGCCAGCCAGCCTCTTTCAACTACGGGCCTAGAAGCACCTGACGAGGCTCCGATGGTCTTCACAAATTCCTCGAATATCTGCATATTCTCTCTGCTCCCGAAACCCATCCCTGCAGATGCAACTATTGGAGACTTTACAAGATCGTCTGAGCCTTCAACCCTAGCCTTCTCAACATTCAAAATTTTCGTACGTATGTCATCAGGTTTGAGTTCCACCTTGACCTTCTGCACCTTTGTTTTTGAACTTCTGGGCTCGAGCTTTTTGAACGCACCCGGCCTTACAGTGACCATCTGTGGCCTTGTCTTTGTCAGTATTTCGGAGAGGTCTTTGCCGCCGAAATCTGGTCTTATTTGAATCAGCTGTTTACTTTCATTCACTTTCAGGTCCGTGCAGTCAGCAGCAAGGCCTGTCTTCAGCCTAGCAGCCATCTTAGAAGCTAAATCTCTGCAGTTCGGAGTCGCGGGGAAGAGAACTACGGACGGTTTGTAATCCAAGACTATCTTAGCTAGAACCTTGGTGTATGCATCTGAAGTATAATGCCCAAGAAGATCATGCTCTGCCACTATGACCTTCTCCGCCCCATATGCTGTCAGAATCTTCCCGAACTCAGATACATCACTCCCTAGCATTACCGCCGTGATATCCTCCTGCAACAATTCCTTCAATCGGTAGGCAGCAGCCAAAAGTTCGAGGCTTGCATCTCTAGGCTTTCCACCCTTTGTTTCAGCATATACGAAGATGCCTTTCCAGTCATCGATCTTTGAAGCTGCAGGTGCTTGAGCCATCATTCAGAACCCTTGATTAGTTGCTTTTCAATTAGGATATTCATCAGTTCGCTTACAGATTCTTTCGAATCCCCTGATTTTATCATCCCGCCGGGCTTTGGCGGAGGGGGATACACCTTAGAAACCCACGTAGGAGAACCCTTCAGCCCGTAAAGGCTCAGGTCCCCTCCAAGCTCTGCAGCGTTCACGACGCGAATCTCCTTCTTCTTCGTCTTGATAACTTCTCGGAGGGTGGGGAGCCTCGGCTTGTTCAGACCCTCCATGACTCCTAGCAGAATAGGGGTTGGAGCTTCAACAGTTTCGATCTGGCTTTCGACCTCTCTTTTTACTATGACTTTCTTCTGATCTGGAAAGACTTCCACGCTTTTGGCATATGCCACGTGTGGAATGTCGAGCTGCTCCGCAACTTGTATCCCAGTCTGCCCAGTTTCTGCATCTATAGCCCTCCTCCCGCAGATTATAAGATCGAAATCTTTTCGAAACGTTTTGATCGCCTTTGCAAGAGTGTAAGCGGTGGCAAGAGTGTCAGCGGCTGCAAATGTTCTGTCGCTGAGAAGAATCGCATCATCAGCACCCATTGATAGGCATTCGAATAGAGCTGCTTTTGCCTGAGGGGGACCCATGCTCAAAATCGTGATTCTTCCTCCATGTTTCTCCCTGATTCGGAGAGACTCTTCAACGCCTATTCTGTCATCAGGGTTTACGATACTGGGCACTCCCTCCCTGATCACGTTGTGTGTGATCGGGTCAATTCTGAGCTCTGCAACATCTGGAACCTGCTTGACACAGACTACTATGCTGACCAAAAATGATCACCCGAACCTAAAATTCACGCCCTTCCCTGCTGGTGGCGATGTAACCCTGATCTTGTCGAAGGGGCAGACAACCTCGCAGGCCCCGCATTCTAAGCACCCTTCATATGATATGATCAACTTCCCTTTATCCCAGTTGTAGTCATCTACGGGGCATACGAAGGTGCAGGGCTTAAGGCTGCATTCAGTACACTTGCTCGTATCTACGATTAGATGGTTCTCTTCATGCACGTTGAACCGGTCTAGAAACAGTCTCTCTTCCAGCTTCACGGTGCCATCCCTCTTACAGAATAGGCATCACGAATAGCCCTCAATACTCCAACCTTCTGCCTAAATTTCTTTATCGCTCTTTTATGTTTTAGACTCTTCGGCTCGCTGTCTATATGTAGCATGTCTGCCAAAAGCTCTCCAACAAGGTCAGGGTAGACTCCAAATAGCCTTTGATTCTGGATTAACTGCTTGTGAGAGCTTGATTTTCTCTTCATCTCCTTCATCACATAACTCTCGTCAAGCATCTTCTGGTATATTGAAAGTGATTTTGCAGAAAAATCGTTGCTTTTCTTCGCATGTAAAGCTACCTTGCCAACCATCATTCCAGAGGCCATTGCGAGGTTAGTTCCCTCTGGATAAGAGCACAGATATGCTGCGTCACCAGCTATCATTACGCCATTACCATACATTCTTGGCAATCTGCTGTACCCAGCTTCAGGTATAAGGTGAGCAGAATATTCCTTGGCCTTGCCCCCAGCAATCAGAGGCTCGATCATAGAATGCGATTTGAATTCATCCAGGAGCTGGTAGGGTTTCATCTGCAGCTCCATAAGATGTGAAAGCAGGATTACTACTCCAACGCTCAGACTGTTAGAGTTTGTATAGACAAAGCCGCCGCCCATCTTACCATGCGTGCACCCTATAGTCTCCATTCTGGCACCTTCGCCTTTTCTGAGATTGAACCTTGCCTCGATAGTTTCAGCTGGTAATTCGATGACTTCTTTTACGCCTATGGCGACCTCGTCTGGATTTGGAGCGCTTCTCAAGTTTGCTTTTACTGCTACGCTTGAGTTTACGCCATCGGCCCCTATGACCACATCTGCATAGAGCTCGTTTTCTGCACCCTGCCCTGCCCTTATGCCTACAACTTTACCATTTTCTTCTATGACATCGTCAACGGCAATTGAAGTTGCCAGCATGACTCCAGCTTCTTCTGCCCTTGATGCGTACCATCGGTCAAACTTTGCCCTGATTGCTGTATAGCCGTTGTAAGGAGCCTTGCCCTTTCCATCTACCTTGAAGCTCATCAGGAGACCAGAGTCTTTCGACATGACCATGAATCGCTGATCTACTATCTGCCTTTCTAGGGGAGCAGTCTCCCAGAACTTTGGAACTATCTCTTCCAGAGGCCATCGATAAAGAACACCGCCGAAGACGTTCTTTGCCCCGGGGTATTCACCCCTCTCCAGCAGGGCTACTCTCATTCCTTCTTTGGCCATTGTGAGGGCTGCGGTTGTCCCAGCAGGGCCAGCACCAACTACTATGGCATCGAACTTTTCTCCGTCAGCGTGCATTTTGCAGCCCTTCTGTATAACATCTATTATTTATTTCGCAGAATCTCAGAAATGCTTGAATACCGGACAAACTAATATGCAACCCCTTTTCTTGCTGATAGGGTTGAACCTTGAAACTAAAGAGCTTCCGCGTCATGAACTACAGGAGCATCGAAGACTCTGGAGATGTCCCAGTCAGTGATTATACCGCACTGGTAGGCAAGAACGAGAGCGGAAAGACTTCGTGTCTAAAGGCTATCCATAAGTTCAATCCCACTCAACCAGAACCTTTTGATGGATTGCGGGAGTTCCCTCGCAACCGTTTTCACGAATTTACGGGCACTGAGCCAGTAGTTTCATTGACCTTTGCCTTATCTGATGAGGAGGTTAACAAGCTCGCAGCCATAAACCAGAGGTTCAAGGATTCCAATATTATCAGAATTACCAGAGATTACACAGGCGGCTACAGGTTCGAGTTTCCTGAAATCGATAACCCTCCGCATATAACGAAAGAGATCGTTGTTAACCTGATAGGCCAGATCAAGGATACTGGCTCAAACAGCTTAGGCGGGACTGCCGAAGGGAGACCGCTGCAAGAACAGCTTGTGGAAGTTCTGAACAAGATTATCGCTGGGCTGAGCGATACCTTCGATGCGAGGTCGCCTGAACAAAAGAAGAAGCTCTTGGAGCAGTTGCAGGACGTCCGTTCAATGATAGCATACTCCAACGCTGCTGTCGATACGACGCTAGTAGTAGATGTCATTGAGCAAGTTATACAAATCATAAATGGAGACACTCTGCCAGAGGTTCAGGCATATCTCAGGCAGGCGATGCCCAAGTTTATCTACTTCGACAATTATTCGATAATAAACAGCAGGATTCACATACCATTTTACCTGCAGAGGCTGAAAGCTGGTGCCCTGACACCTGAAGATAAAACAACCAGAACGTTGTTCAGGCTTGTCAATCTTGATCCAGAGATTCTAATGAGACTCGGAAATGCGGAGGGGAAGAGCCCTGAACGACTGCAGAAGGATATTGACGAAAGAACGGTCAGGATGAGTAGGGCTAGCATGGTCATGAGCGGGGACCTTGCTGAAATCTGGGGGCAGAAGAGAAACAGGGTCGAATTCAGGCTGGACGGTGATTTTATCAGGCTCTGGATCGCGGATGCGGAAGGTTCTACCATCGAGCTTGAACAGAGAGGGAAAGGTTTCCAATGGTTTCTTTCGTTCTACGCAGTATTCAACGGAGAGTCCGAAGCAGGCCACAAAAACGCCATTCTGTTGCTCGATGAACCCGGTATGAACCTGCATGCTTCGAGTCAGGCCGCCTTGGTAAAGTTCCTTAGAAGGCTTTGCAAGAAGAACCAGTTGATCTATACTACGCATTCGCCATTCATGATAGATATGGATGCGCTTGACACTGTAAGGACAGTTTCGGAGAGCAGAGGTACAGGAGCAACGATTTCTGCAGATGCTTGGAGCAAGGACAAAGACTCTTTATTCCCGCTGCAGGCAGCGTTGTATTACTCTGTTTCCCAGCCGCTACTTGCCGCCCAGAACAACCTTATCGTGCAGGACATCACCGACTTCTGGTACGTGGCAGGCTTCTCTGATATGTTCAAGCAGCACAATCTGGCTCATCTCAGCGACAAAGTTGTCATAACGCCTGCAGGAGGGGCAAGCAACTGCGTCCTGCTCTCTGCCATGCTGTCGACTCAGAACCAGAACGTATGCGTGTTATTGAACTCTGATGCAGTTGGGGAGAAGGTCAAGGAGGATTTACTGAAGACCAAGATTTTGCAGCAGAACAAAATCATCTACGTAAACCAAGTTGGCGGGAAGAAAAGGGATATGGAGTTTGAAGATCTATTTCCAGAAGAATTCTACCTTAACTATGTCAATAGGGCCTATGCTAAAGAATTGGCAGACAGCCCCATGACTTCTCAAGTCCCCTTGCATGGTCCAACCATACGCAACAAGATCGAGCAGTACCTTACACTAAGAGGAGCGGAGTTTCACAGGAGCAGGCCAGCACGCATAATGTTAGAGGATTTACGTAGTATGAAGGCGAGCGATCTTCCAGAGGAATTTGTCAAGACTATGGAAAACCTGTTTACCATGATAAACGAAGCTCTGCTTCCGCCGCAGGGCGATTAATGCATCAGGGTTTCTTCGGACTTCTCGTGCCTGTGCCTGTCCATGTGAATATAGCAGAAGGTTGCTCCGCATTCCCTGCAAGTCAGATAGTACCCATAACCCAGTCTCCTGCCGCAGTAGCCGCATGTGGGCCTTTTCTTCTGCTGTGTAGCTGGAGAGCTCAATTCTAACTCTTGCAGTTCTCCAGAGACTATTGACATTAAATCGCAAAGTCATAATAATTTTGCAATAATGTAATAGAAATTCCCTAAAAGGTTCATGCCTGCCTGTGCTTATTTGGCATATAGTACTAGTTATAGAGCTCATTTCCTTGTTTTTGTATATAAACTCAAAACACCTCATGCACTGCAAAATTTGCTATTGATCGTATTTAGACCCGAAAATTTGATAAGGTGAGAATTTTAGCTCAAAAAGTCCTATTTTTAGCGGTTGGGCTTTCCCCATTAAGCCAAGTTAGTGTGCTAACCCCTTGACGATCTCCAGCCAAGCTCTTGCAACGTTATCCAGATTGTAGCCGCCTCCTCCCATAGCAACAACCTTCCCTTTGCAGAACCTTTCGCTCATAGCGTACAGATTTTCCGCTGCGAATTTATGGCAATCTGGAGTATATCGTAAATGAGTAATAGGATCGCCTGCTAGGCCGTCTGCACCGCACTGCAACAGGATCAGTTCTGGCTCAGCCCTTTTTGCAAACTGCATAACTCTTGCGAAGGCTTTTTTGAACTCTTGAAGTCCTGCACCAGCATCCATGACGATATTCATCTTCCTTCCAGAAGCCTTTCCAGAGCCGATTTCATTTTCGAAACCTGTTCCCGGGAATAGAAACCTTCCGTCCTCGTGCATGTCAGCAATCCAGACCTCTGGATCGTTGTAGAATTCGTAGAATACTCCGTCTCCGTGATGTGCGTCAATGTCAACGTACAGAATTCTGTCAAGTTTGTACTTTGATTTGGCTATCATTATCGCTATCGCTGCATCGTTGAAGACGCAGAAACCCGAGGCTTTGTCTCTCCAAGCATGGTGCAATCCTCCAACGGGGTTGAAGGCGTTTGAGGTTCTGTCGGACATCACCATATCTAAAGCTCTGAGAGTAGTTCCTACTACGTAGAGAGATGCTTCAAAGACGCCTTTGAATGCTGGCGTGTCTCCTCTGTCTAAATAGCCACTTCCAACTTGCGAGGCTTTCTTCACGAACTCCACGTATTCCGGTATGTGGAATGACAAAACGTCAGTTTCGCTTGCTAATACTGGCTCACATACCTGCACCTTTTCGGATTTTGCAATTCCTTCTTGGTTTGCCAGCTCCCAGAACTTTTCTACCCTTTCTACCCTGAAGGGATGTCCTGCTGGAAAAGCGTATTTGCGGAGGGCTTCTCCGTAAAAGAGGGCAAATTTCTGCATCAGCAGGGAAACTTTAACATGAATAATTAAAGATAAGATCTAAGGCTGTTCAAACTATGGCCACTAGAAGACTATCAAAAATTTGGCAGGTTTGTATTTATTCGGCTTGCTCAGATTTTTCCACTAGCTTTTCCTAGACCCCTAGCCAATATGAAAATAAAAACTGCAATGAATACTGCAGCAAGTATCAAGGAGGATTGCCAACCTAAATCAGTTAAAGCTTTGATACCGAATTGTTGTCCTGTAATAGAGAAAAATACAATTACGATTGCTATTACAAATATTAATGTAAATACCACTAAGGACAAAGCTCATGATTCCAGCCGTTTCTCGCTTAATTTGCACCTGCGAGATTAGAAAATGCAATTTGTACTTAACCCCGCCTATCGCTTGTCTATTTAGGATTTTAGTTAAACTCTCCGGAAATAGCCATCCAATCTTATGTGCCATATTTCGCTATAAGGGGCATTGCCTTTCTGGCAACTTCCTCTGCATCCCTGCCTAACACTACTATCATCGGCTCTTTTCCCCAGTCCCCTTCATGATAAATAATATCGGGAACCCTGCCAATTTTTCTAATCGCTTGCTCCGCACCCCAAGCAGTGCTCCTCCCTTCCTGTATCTTGATTTCTTTTGGTTCCTTCCTCCTGTCATAAGACGAAACTACAAACTTTGATTTTGCATTTTTAATCAAGGATTCATCGTACCTGATATTTATCGCAGAGCGCACTTCAGCATCATGCTTCATAGCAACCAAGACCATTTTAGCGACATGGGAAGAAGCCCCAAACGCAGGAAAAGAAGAAGCGCGAGCCTTATTCCCAATTCTAACAATCCTGCCGGGAATTGCTGCGACATCTTCGATGCCCTTTGCTTCAGGAAGGGCCATGGCAATATTAGACTGCGATTCAGGTATTAGACCAGCAAACTTGCTATTTGCTTCAATGATGCTAACAGCCCTCTGGATGCTGGACAGCACCTGCACCTTTTGAGCGTCAAGATACAACTCTCCAGTAGGATTTACAGGGCCATGACCCTTTCCTATTTGTAATCCGAGTTCTATAGCCCTAGTGACAAACTTCTTTGCAATCCTAACCGATTCCTCAACATCTTTCCCTTTAGCTAAGTTAGCGGTTATAGCAGCAGAAAAGCAGCAGCCCGTCCCATGCGTATTTTTGCCCTTAACCCATTTCTCCTCAAGCCTCAAAGTCTTAGTCTTTGTCACAAGAGTGTCAATAGAGCTATTACCAACAGGCATGTGTCCTCCTTTTATGACTACTGCTTTTGCGCCCATCTT from Nitrososphaerota archaeon encodes:
- a CDS encoding gamma carbonic anhydrase family protein translates to MPLLAFSGKKPKVHKSAYIAKSATLIGDVTIGAKSSI
- a CDS encoding DNA-binding protein, encoding MSFVQAEISKSYVAKLPYGSDLLNSIKDIVTKVKLQSASFTAIGAVRKAKLSYYDQTTKKYNSLEFNEPMEIVSCIGNVSELEGKMVVHAHLVLSDKEGRAFGGHLLEGTELFACELMMNEYKNLRIKRKYDKLTGLNLMEI
- a CDS encoding malate dehydrogenase, with the translated sequence MIAIIGSGRVGTSIALQLISRELDDITLIDIVKGLPQGEALDLGHTASEMGSDVSIHGSNDYADIKGANIVIVTAGLARKPGMSRLDLAMKNAEIIKPISLEIKRYAPDSKVIIVTNPLDVVTYVAFKITGFPKNRVFGMGGMLDLSRLKYALATRLGMSRASIRALVIGEHGENMVPLARYSSVGGIPITSLLSKNDLDEAAEDARKVAAEVIALKGATNFAPANGVAGMVESIARDRKTLVAASTYLEGEYGVNGICIGVPVILGSNGVEKIVQIELDADEKNRFMEGVKVLKEAVASITL
- a CDS encoding electron transfer flavoprotein subunit alpha/FixB family protein; this encodes MMAQAPAASKIDDWKGIFVYAETKGGKPRDASLELLAAAYRLKELLQEDITAVMLGSDVSEFGKILTAYGAEKVIVAEHDLLGHYTSDAYTKVLAKIVLDYKPSVVLFPATPNCRDLASKMAARLKTGLAADCTDLKVNESKQLIQIRPDFGGKDLSEILTKTRPQMVTVRPGAFKKLEPRSSKTKVQKVKVELKPDDIRTKILNVEKARVEGSDDLVKSPIVASAGMGFGSRENMQIFEEFVKTIGASSGASRPVVERGWLARDRQVGQSGKTVSPKLYFAIGISGSVQHRVGMENSEFIVAINNDPNAPIFKFCNFGIVGDLFKVLPLITEEVKRIKGNSATARV
- a CDS encoding electron transfer flavoprotein subunit beta/FixA family protein, translating into MVSIVVCVKQVPDVAELRIDPITHNVIREGVPSIVNPDDRIGVEESLRIREKHGGRITILSMGPPQAKAALFECLSMGADDAILLSDRTFAAADTLATAYTLAKAIKTFRKDFDLIICGRRAIDAETGQTGIQVAEQLDIPHVAYAKSVEVFPDQKKVIVKREVESQIETVEAPTPILLGVMEGLNKPRLPTLREVIKTKKKEIRVVNAAELGGDLSLYGLKGSPTWVSKVYPPPPKPGGMIKSGDSKESVSELMNILIEKQLIKGSE
- a CDS encoding 4Fe-4S dicluster domain-containing protein — encoded protein: MKLEERLFLDRFNVHEENHLIVDTSKCTECSLKPCTFVCPVDDYNWDKGKLIISYEGCLECGACEVVCPFDKIRVTSPPAGKGVNFRFG
- a CDS encoding FAD-dependent oxidoreductase, yielding MHADGEKFDAIVVGAGPAGTTAALTMAKEGMRVALLERGEYPGAKNVFGGVLYRWPLEEIVPKFWETAPLERQIVDQRFMVMSKDSGLLMSFKVDGKGKAPYNGYTAIRAKFDRWYASRAEEAGVMLATSIAVDDVIEENGKVVGIRAGQGAENELYADVVIGADGVNSSVAVKANLRSAPNPDEVAIGVKEVIELPAETIEARFNLRKGEGARMETIGCTHGKMGGGFVYTNSNSLSVGVVILLSHLMELQMKPYQLLDEFKSHSMIEPLIAGGKAKEYSAHLIPEAGYSRLPRMYGNGVMIAGDAAYLCSYPEGTNLAMASGMMVGKVALHAKKSNDFSAKSLSIYQKMLDESYVMKEMKRKSSSHKQLIQNQRLFGVYPDLVGELLADMLHIDSEPKSLKHKRAIKKFRQKVGVLRAIRDAYSVRGMAP
- a CDS encoding acetoin utilization protein AcuC translates to MQKFALFYGEALRKYAFPAGHPFRVERVEKFWELANQEGIAKSEKVQVCEPVLASETDVLSFHIPEYVEFVKKASQVGSGYLDRGDTPAFKGVFEASLYVVGTTLRALDMVMSDRTSNAFNPVGGLHHAWRDKASGFCVFNDAAIAIMIAKSKYKLDRILYVDIDAHHGDGVFYEFYNDPEVWIADMHEDGRFLFPGTGFENEIGSGKASGRKMNIVMDAGAGLQEFKKAFARVMQFAKRAEPELILLQCGADGLAGDPITHLRYTPDCHKFAAENLYAMSERFCKGKVVAMGGGGYNLDNVARAWLEIVKGLAH
- a CDS encoding bifunctional hydroxymethylpyrimidine kinase/phosphomethylpyrimidine kinase, with amino-acid sequence MVKRALTIAGSDSGGGAGIQADLKTFAAFGVHGMSAITAITAQNTRDVTKVMDASPEVIRAQIRVVADDIGVDAAKTGMLHTSTIIDAVSSEVRRYGFLLVVDPVMVSKGGSVLLLPEARDALIAKIIPLAAVVTPNIPEAEVLSGLKIKTLEDAEKAGKRILKMGAKAVVIKGGHMPVGNSSIDTLVTKTKTLRLEEKWVKGKNTHGTGCCFSAAITANLAKGKDVEESVRIAKKFVTRAIELGLQIGKGHGPVNPTGELYLDAQKVQVLSSIQRAVSIIEANSKFAGLIPESQSNIAMALPEAKGIEDVAAIPGRIVRIGNKARASSFPAFGASSHVAKMVLVAMKHDAEVRSAINIRYDESLIKNAKSKFVVSSYDRRKEPKEIKIQEGRSTAWGAEQAIRKIGRVPDIIYHEGDWGKEPMIVVLGRDAEEVARKAMPLIAKYGT